GCTCTAGTATCATAGACAGCATATGATGTGACCAGAGAAGGAGGATTTGGTAATATGCCGACTTCTTTCACAACTAATATAGATTTTTCGTATCATAATATTGCAATTAAGCACATATAACAAGTCTCTTTACCAAGGAATGACAATATACTTACTTATGTTGGAACTCGTTTTTGTCAAAGTAGGTGCAGACCATTTTTCCGATAGGTTTTTCGACGGAGACGTCTGTCGGAAAAACCGGAATTTGGGCACGATGTAATTGTCACTGTGAACACTATGAGTTAGTGTGTTTGATTGTCAAAATCGAAATTGtgttgaatgagaaatggaaATCCAAAATGAATGACATGCAaagtttataaaactttaaatttggctaaatagaaaaaaattagcAAATGAGTTATTTTTGGATGTATgggtttaaatttaaatatatacataaatattttatgtatatttgaGCATGAAAAATGTAAACCTATACAAAGTATTTATTGGTTTGAATTGATTTGGTCAAAACCAATTACTACTTGTCAAACGTGAGTAGAGATGGCAAACGAGCTCACCCGCAACCAAATGGCCCGCCCCGCCACGGGCTCAAGTTCAGTCGGGTCACAGCGGGCTGGACCGCCGCGGGATGCGGTTCCAAGAAGCATTGACCAATCCCGCCCCGCCTAGTGCACAGGTCTTTGCGGGCAGGCCCGCGGGTCACCATTTAGAAGTTGAATGGTGTTCCATGTACTATACGTGTGTTATTTCCTGCAACAAACAATTGTTCAGAAGATGTTTTCGTAAGTCTTTGCATGATAACATCACCCAAACGTCTCATTCCATGCTTAACTATAGCTTTTGACCAGAAGATCAACAAAAGAAGTATATGAACCTCTATCATACGTTTCAGAAACGTATCTTACATAACATTACTCTTGTGTTCAATACAAACATAACAAACATAGATTACTTAACATAACGAGTCCtcatttcaaagtttttatTTGAATACAAGTTCCTTGTACAAACATTATTCTTGTGTTCATACTTCAGTTCAACTTAACGAGCATTATAACAACTTAGAAGTCAAACTTAttaagttgttcaaaaaaaaaaaaaagtcaaacctATTAAAAGACAGAAGCAACAAAATAGTTTAGTTCAAGCAACTTAATACTTGTGTTTTCAAACGATATAAGAAAACTTAATAGTTTGTCTCCTTTGTTGAATGGCATGTAGTATCAACAAGAAACTAAAACAGAAATAAACTTTGATGCGTATGCATTGATGTGTATGCATAAGAATGACATTAAGTAACAACGCCAAATCTAAGTAATCAAATCCAAGTAATGTAAATGAACACCCAAACAAAATCCAAGCAATGTAACGTGGCCTCGGTAAAAACCTTATcgggaaaacccattgggacaaaacccgaCAAGGGAAAAAGAGCGCCACAAAATCCATAATgcgaataaaataaaaacaccagatcaaaataaaaatcaagtttcttcttcttcaacttcaactatctcttcttcaccatcCATTTCATCTtgtgtaaatattaaaaatcgaaGTTAATTAGATTTAAAGAACATGACaccctaaaatatataacaaagtgAATAATTTACCATGTTCATAAGCTTCGAATCCTTTTAGCCAATTCCTACTACATATCAGAGCCTGCACATTTTTGGGAAGTAGACGGCTCCTGTATTTGTTCAGAACTCTCGAACCGATGCTAAAGGAGGATTCTGAAGCCACTGTTGTGATCGGAATGCTAAGCAGATCACAAGCCATTGCTGGCAAATCACCAAACCTGTGAGTATTATCTTTCCACCAGTCGAGAATATCCAAACTTTCAAAGCTATCCATATCTAGCGCAGGTTCATCCAAATAAGCTTGGAGAGCTGTCTTTCCACTCGCAGCAAAACTACTTTTGCGAAACGCAAAAAAATCCTGtagtgtttaaatttttttattttttaaatttgatggAATATCAAAACTTTCAAAGCTATCTATATCTACCGCAGGTTCataagtaattaaaaaaaaaaagaaacaggaGACTTACACCATAGTTCTCAAATGTTCCTTTCAGTCCTCCACAAACATTTTGTTGATCCATCTCACGAGGCTCTGCAGAAGGTGATGTTGACTTTGATTTTTTGTCGTATGATTGAAACAAAGTTTCCAGCTTCAAACGCAAGTTCTTCATTTTCGCATCACGTGTACTCATGTCAAGTCTCCCTAAACAATATTCTACAACTGGAAGCTTCAAGCGTGGATCAAAGACAGCTGTCATTGCAAAAAGATCACTGACTTCTTCCCAGTACTTATCAAACTTCTCTTTCATCGGTATCACCATCTCTCGGATAATCTCATCATCGCTTTCCTCATTTATCTGCAGCCAATTATGGATCTTCCATACCTGATAGAAATACAAGTTCGATGTTGGGTATTTCGAACCTGACATCAAACTAGTAATCTTAGCAAAAGGCTCCAAGAAAACACATATTTTCGCAGCTCTGCTCCATTATGTAGCTGTAGGCAAAAACTTATAGTTTCTCCTATCATATATCTCCAACTTAACAAACGCTTCACGGTACGGAAGGGCTCTTTCAAGCATATAGAATGTCGAGTTCCATCTTGTCTGCACATCCATTATCAAACCAGCATTCTCCTTTATACCAGCAGCATCCACGCATTTTGCAAACGTCATCTCATGCGTCTCTGACGCTGTTACATACTTAACACTCTCTCTAATTTTGTGCAAAGAGTCTTTAATAACCTTCAAACCATCTTGCACAATGAGGTTGAGTATGTGAGCTGCACATCTGACGTGAAAAAACTCACCTCCACACAACAAATCATTGCTCAAAAGCACCTGAGTTTTCACTATATCTTGCATCGAATCATTACTTGTAGCATTGTCTAATGTGAGAGagaacattttttttctctagtcCCCACTCTTCCACAGATTCAAGAAGCTTTAAAGCAACATTCATACCTGTGTGAGGCGGTGGGAGAGCACAAAAAGTCAGTATTTTACTGTTCAGCCTCCAATTTCGGTCAATGTAATGTGCTGTCAGACACATATAACCCTCCCGTTTCAGTGATGACCACAAATCAGAAGTGAAGCTTACTCTTCCTGGAAGACTAGCCAATTCCCTCTTCAATGTCTCTCTCTCGTTTTCATAAAACCGATAGACCTCTGCTTTAGCTGTGTTCCGACAAAAGAATTTGACGTCAGGATTCAAGTGCTTCCAAGTTTCTCTGACTTGCTCATACTCAACATATGAGTAAGGTAGGTCATGCTGGATTATAGTCTTGGTTACCAGCTGCTTGAACACAACATGATCATACTTGCCACTTACTAATTTGGCTTCAGCATCGAGTTTTTTTGTTCGGAGATTACTTGGAAAGAGTTTGCATCTGTCACGATGCCTTCTCAAACCACTTGTTCCATGCTCGTGGGAAGTCCATGCATAGTCATTCTTACAATAATTGCATTTAGCTTTCTGCTCACCATTGGAATTTCGAATCTTAGTAAAATGGGGCCATACATCAGACCACTACCTACCCTCCTTCTCGTTCTCCATCTCGTTCTCCATCTCGTCCTCTTCAAATTCACCTTCCGAATCAAGCTGCTCctcttgaatcttcttcttatttttacCATTGCCTTGTGTCGGCCTGGAGCTTTTTCTCCCCCCACGGATGGTAAAATGAatagatttggttttggttttccttTTACTCGCCTTAGCAGATGAAGACGATCCAATGCCACCGTCTAGAGTAGACTGTAAcattggtttctttgatttcAAGGCTCGCACAGTTCCGCAGGTGGCTTGTTTGCGTAGAGTAGTAGCTTGGGTTGGTGGAGGATTGATTTCAACATCactatcatcttcatcatcagcaGCTTCACTAagccttctcttctttctttgcttcttttttgCTCCATCAGATGAACCATCAGCCTCATCAGCTGCCAAAATAACTCCAAGGACTCGCTGGCTCTCTAAATCCACTGTATTCAACGGTGTGAAATTTAGATCGAAACTTGAACCATCATCtgtcatctctttctctcttcttcgttagagttagagtttaggtttctgcgtcgttttttttttcttaggtcGTGAGTAGTAGTCGTGAGTCGTGTCAATATTTTAGGGttctgtttatatttttatgcaattttaaaaattatagcaaTTATTCTCTTATTTCTCATTGGTCAGAGACTCAACCAttataagaaatttttattatctAAACTATCATACGTAAAGATCAAGTCTCATACTCAAGTCTTATCAAACTATCAAACTAAACAATCAAGAGCAAGCAACCATATGTAAGAGACGATCAAGAACAAGCAACCATCCACGCATAGACGATCAAGTACTAGTAACCTATTACCTAAATTCTATCAGCTATaagaacacaacaacacaacaacacaagaaacaaaaagatcTATGTACTAGTAACCTATTACCTAAATTCTATCAGCtataagaacacaagaacacaacaacacaagaaACAAAGAGATCTATGTACTAGTAACCAAGTATCTAAATTCTATCAGCTCTTATCATAAGCAATGGAGAcgacataataaataaatagaacagAGACTAACCTGAGGTCCTTTGCCTTATAGATCGGTATGCAAGTGTGAAGTGTCCTTTGCATTCTCATATTGTTCTCCTACTTGATCATAATACAATCCCCCACTCATTACATATCATTATAAAGaaaaagttttagaaaatatatgacTAAAATCACTTGAGTTTATATGATCAGGACATTAAGACATTGTTGCACATAACTGTCCTTTTCTTTGGTTAAAACGAGCAGGACGGACCAAACATGATCCAGCAGTCTGTCTTATGCTCTCCTGTTTCCCAGCTGCCCTGTAAACATAGCAGAGGTTTGCTCTATAACACACATAATACGTACAATCAATGATTCTTGTAACACTAaccaagaaatatatatataaataaaaatttgtaactgTAGTTCATACCTTCCTTGAAGAAGAGAATCTCTGAGCCAATAATCAAACGCTAAAGCCCAAGGAACAGCTGAGCCATTAGTTATATAAAAGTCAAGCTTCCTCAAGTTGTGAGTGGCACTTCCTGATCCAATGATAAGAACACCTTCGTCTTTAAGTGGAGCCAATGCTTTGCCCATGTTGTAATGGTAAGTCCCACTTTGAGATGATTGAACAGAGAGCTGGCAAACAGGTATGTCCGCCTCTGGATACATCAGCATAAGAGGAACCCAAGCTCCATGATCCAGTCCTCTGTTTTTATCTTCATCAACACGTTTCATTCCTCCTTCTCCCATTAACAATTCTTTTACCCTCTTCCCCAATTCAATAGCTCCAGGTGCTTCATATTTCAGCTGCAAGTTTCAAAAATGACCACATAGATTGAAACTTTTTTGATATAATTGACCACAGATTGAAaattgatgtgtttcttcaacggTGGGTATGGCTTAGGATAAAACCTAATTCATCTAGATTCTGGGTGAGACAAAAGTTAGGGTTCTGGTAAGaaaaaagaggaagagagagaccTTGTACATGGGATCAGGGAAGCCATAGAAGTCGTGGATGGTGGAATTGCGGAGAACAGTGTTTCGCGGAGATGACCAATCGCCATTTCTATCACCGTTCGAGCTGGAAGAGATCGTCTTTGGCGGAGCCCCGCGCGTCCCGCGGTACACATCGAGCCAATCCTGCGTCTGGTCCAATACCGCACAAGCCTTACCCGCGAGGCCCGCTTCAAATTCGGGCCTGTGTCTTAGAACCCAATCCCGACCCGAAGCAAGTTCACACGGGCCTGGCCCGCGGGCAGGTTCTTCTTTTGCCATCTCTAAACGTGAGTAATGGAGAATCAATTATATTATTGCACTTAATATCAATATATACGTTTGGTTTCATTCATGGCTACGTAACGTTTCTTTAACTTTTTGAAGTTAAATAGAAACATGTGAAAGCTCATTCAGATGAACAGATAGAAAAACAAATCCCTCACATTATTTTTCccctcttctttctctttagtatttttttttcttgagtcTGAGAGTATACACAAAACTAGTTTCGCCAGGCTTCTGATAGAGTGACGCAAATCAGAAGATTTTTTGCAGTTGTATCTTGGGACTCATTACGTTATCAAACCGTCGCATTACGGGacgtattttgagttaaggaaagagataatATCTCGCCTCTACAGttgaatcatctttttttttaatctttggtATACTTTTATcagttttattatttacaatatTCAGTTCtccgtagtttatataatacggTCCTATCAACTTATTCTATTGCGTTTGTTGTATAACAATATCCTTTAGTTATTCTTATAtgcaaaaatgttaaaataccGAACTGATCTGGTtatttaacaaatataaaataaacggCGCTTTGGTATTCTTGATTGAATGGAGAATGTTGCGGTTGAAAGAAGTTGGGAATGGTTTGACAGTTTATCACAAACAATGTCAAGAAAACTATATTCACTGGTACTTTTTGATTGAACTGTAAAAAATATGCTTTTTACATATAAGATATTGATCATTTTGGTTAAACATAATTTACAATACACGCTAAGAATGATCTCTTACTAGACTAATGACTACTCTCTTCTGAACAGTATGAGAAAAGAATCTGAGAATGTCTGTTTCTGATTGCTATAATGTTGCTTAACATTAATGTGTATTCATTTCCCATGATTGATACATGCACTATATATTCTGATTTTGGAAGATATTTCTTATAACTATGAGAAACAAATTTCTGTCATCTTTgtataaacttttttataaGTTAACTTTGATGATATATGTTCCTAACAGCTTTACATGGATGAAgcataagtattttaatatatgtgctaACGGTCCGGCATAAGTTTGGACAATCTTATTCCACAAACACAGTTTGTACCAAAAGGTATATTGTGTAATAAGAGTTCTACTAAGAGGTTAAAGTTAATTATGTTATACCGGTATGTATACGAAACATACTCTAAAAGGATCATACCGGTTTATAAGCTCTTGTATTGTATTTAATGAAATTGTATTTAATGAAAAGGCACGGTTATATAGTTTTGAGTGGTGCCAAGGCTTCTATAGCTTGGCCTCGTCGGCTCTCGGTGTTTTATGTCCGTCGTAGACTAGGGTTTGTGGTCCGATTTTGGGTCGGGTCTGGTTCTGAGGTTATGTGGTTCATGGCTTTGATCTTTTGGAGGAGCTCTTGAATAGATCGAGAAGGCGATCCATGGTGAAGATAAAGCGGGGATAAAAACAGGTGGTTCGGTGGAGGCTCGCGGGTGAATCGAGCTCCGGCGTTACCAGGGTTCGATGGATGGTGCCGGAGGCGCATCGGTGAGCACTCGGTCAGGTTGAGGCGGATGGGATGCGTGTCGTCCCCGAGGAGGAAGATCTCATCACGTGTTTGGGCCTCCTTGATGCGGGCCTGCTTAAGTCGTCCGGGCCTCTATCTGTTTGGGGCGTAGGTCCATGTAGTTGGGAGTAGTTGGCCATGTGTTGCTTGGGCCTTAAGTGTTATATCGTTTGAGATTTTGCCTTTGTAGTTGCTGGGCTTGGAcctttattttctaaaaataaaatctagtgacaaaaaaaaaatatagttttgagTGGTCCATGTGATGGCAAACATGTTATTTTCTAGTAACATAGGGTTATTAGTAGAGAGAGCTGAGGAGAACTATGGGAGTGACACGTAAGCATACTCCTTAAGCTTGTCATTTAAAATATGCTCCAAGATTAATACATAGAGGATTTGTAtacataaactttaaaaaatttgtcGAAACCTACATTGACAAAAAACATTTGTTAGTGAACAAGCTATCTATGGAGGATAATAATGTAACACCCGTCACCTCCTATATGGAGAACGGTGTGTTACTTACGGTAAAATATCGAATTAAaccaaattattcaaaatcgaacaaaataacataacatttaataaaagaatttcaaaaggaatacatttttgatttgaagtataaaaatatatcaaataaatcGAATGTAAAATTCGTataaataattagttaaaaccgaaataaaatacGATCATCCCAAAACACCAAACAGTCCAAATATCCAATTACTCGGCAAGCTCACCTGCAATGGGAAG
The window above is part of the Brassica napus cultivar Da-Ae chromosome C3, Da-Ae, whole genome shotgun sequence genome. Proteins encoded here:
- the LOC125584441 gene encoding extradiol ring-cleavage dioxygenase-like, with product MAKEEPARGPGPCELASGRDWVLRHRPEFEAGLAGKACAVLDQTQDWLDVYRGTRGAPPKTISSSSNGDRNGDWSSPRNTVLRNSTIHDFYGFPDPMYKLKYEAPGAIELGKRVKELLMGEGGMKRVDEDKNRGLDHGAWVPLMLMYPEADIPVCQLSVQSSQSGTYHYNMGKALAPLKDEGVLIIGSGSATHNLRKLDFYITNGSAVPWALAFDYWLRDSLLQGRYELQLQIFIYIYISWLVLQESLIVRIMCVIEQTSAMFTGQLGNRRA